From Streptomyces sp. NBC_00370, a single genomic window includes:
- a CDS encoding sigma-like protein: MTAENNEELTTMDNHTPAPPANAGVPKPLDNHTPVAPAKGKSTATTQDNHTPAPPAP; encoded by the coding sequence ATGACTGCCGAGAACAACGAAGAACTCACCACCATGGACAACCACACGCCCGCACCGCCCGCGAACGCCGGCGTGCCGAAGCCGCTCGACAACCACACGCCCGTGGCTCCGGCGAAGGGAAAGTCCACCGCCACGACGCAGGACAACCACACTCCCGCGCCGCCGGCGCCGTAG